One segment of Rhodopirellula bahusiensis DNA contains the following:
- a CDS encoding DUF1611 domain-containing protein, translating into MNNQLLTRHRRIALLTDGASTPFLAKTAISLLRYRTADIAAVIDREHAGKTSAELFGAGNAPIVSTWSPDLGCDAIYIGIAPPGGKLPGAWRPQLEAAIRAGVDVVSGLHDFLSEDSEWCEIAKQSGSHIVDVRKNNWKETATGKPFREGCVRIHAVGHDCSIGKMVTTIEIDKGLQAAGKSTQFLATGQTGIMISGRGVPADCVVSDFVNGAVEHLVRENDEADFLLVEGQGSISHPAYSAVTLGLLHGCVPQGLVFCYEAGRNEVKGFDGCAIPPLEHQMRAIEQLARLRGPSKFIGISVNTRKLSPGEAKLEVERAEHRFGLPACDVYRDGPDKLVRASLELQAACVPSVLQETGA; encoded by the coding sequence ATGAACAACCAACTGCTAACCCGGCATCGTCGCATCGCTCTTTTGACCGATGGTGCTTCGACGCCGTTTCTGGCCAAAACAGCCATCAGCTTGTTGCGTTACCGGACCGCAGACATCGCCGCCGTGATCGACCGAGAACATGCGGGCAAAACGTCGGCGGAACTCTTTGGCGCAGGCAACGCTCCCATCGTTTCAACATGGTCACCCGACTTGGGTTGCGACGCGATTTACATCGGCATCGCACCTCCCGGTGGCAAGCTCCCGGGTGCCTGGCGTCCTCAATTGGAAGCCGCGATTCGTGCGGGAGTCGATGTGGTTTCGGGACTGCATGACTTTCTTTCCGAAGACAGCGAGTGGTGCGAAATTGCCAAGCAATCAGGATCGCACATCGTCGACGTTCGAAAGAACAACTGGAAAGAAACCGCCACCGGCAAACCCTTTCGCGAAGGTTGCGTTCGCATCCACGCCGTCGGACATGACTGCAGCATCGGCAAGATGGTCACGACGATCGAAATTGACAAAGGACTTCAAGCGGCCGGCAAATCAACTCAGTTTCTGGCGACCGGGCAAACCGGAATCATGATTTCCGGCCGTGGCGTTCCGGCGGACTGCGTGGTGTCCGATTTCGTCAACGGCGCCGTCGAGCACTTGGTCCGCGAAAATGACGAAGCCGATTTTCTGCTGGTGGAAGGCCAAGGCAGCATCTCCCATCCGGCCTACTCCGCCGTCACGCTGGGATTGCTTCACGGCTGCGTACCACAGGGACTTGTGTTTTGCTACGAAGCCGGCCGCAACGAGGTCAAAGGATTCGATGGATGTGCCATCCCTCCGCTCGAACACCAAATGCGAGCGATCGAACAATTGGCAAGATTGCGAGGTCCGTCCAAGTTCATCGGCATTTCGGTCAACACTCGAAAGCTGTCGCCTGGCGAGGCCAAACTCGAAGTCGAACGAGCCGAACATCGGTTTGGTTTGCCCGCCTGCGACGTCTATCGCGACGGTCCCGACAAACTGGTTCGAGCCTCGCTCGAACTGCAAGCAGCATGCGTTCCCAGCGTCCTGCAGGAGACCGGAGCGTGA